In Alteromonas macleodii, the sequence GTTATGAACGTAGTAATTACCGGTGGCAATAGAGGCATAGGCCTTGCGCTTACCAAGCAATATAAAGCACGTGGCGCAAAGGTTTATGCCACATGTCGTAATAGCTGTGATGAGTTAAACAGTGCAGGTGTGACAATTATCAAAGGTGTGGATGTATCTCAGCCTGAGACATTGGCTGAAAAACTTGCTCCTTTAATGGATATCAACATTGATTTGCTCATCAATAATGCTGGTGTACTTGGACGTGAAAGTCTTGATGACTGGGACCCAAACACTATCGACTACCAGTTTCGCGTTAATGCTATGGGCCCACTTCTTGTTACGCAAACACTGCTGCCTGCAATGGCGCAGGACAGTAAAATTGCGTTAATCACCAGTCGCATGGGGTCAATGGCTGACAATGGTTCAGGCGGTTATTACGGCTATCGAATGTCTAAAGCTGCGCTAAATGCAGCGGGTGTTTCTATGGCCAATGACTTAAAGGCTCAAGGAATTGCCGTAGGTATCTTCCACCCTGGATTCGTGCAGACTGAAATGGTAAATGGGGCAGGGGATATCGACGCTGATACGTGCGCCGAACGTTTGTCGCAAAGAATAGATGAGCTAAATGTATCTAACGCCGGTCGCTTTATCCATTCAAATGGTGAAGTATTGCCTTGGTAAGCTCATTGCTAGCTTCCCACGAACTTAAACGTAAACGAATTAAAATAAAAGAGTGCTTATAACTAAGCGCTCTTTTATCTTTGCCTTTAATTTTTCTATTTTACCTTTCAACTACGTTTTCGTATTGAGTCGTAGATTGCTACCGCGTTAAATTATATGTGTTAATAATCTGTTCAATAGACCCGTCCTTCAAACGAGCGCTAAGGGCATCATTAAACTCTGGGAATAGCGACGCACATTTTGATTTGGCAGAGATAGCAAAATGCACATTGTTTGATGATATAGCCGACTGACTTAATTGCATGCCATCGTTCTCTGGTGCGTTCAAGTGGCTTAGTGCTGCGCTTTGTGGTGAAACTGCGTAATCAGCACGATGACGACGTATCATTTCATACATCTTGTCGTGATCTTTAACTTCGATAATTTTCAAGTTTGACCTAATGCTATCAAACTTTTCACCTAAGCTTATACCTCGTGGCATTACACCAATATATTGCGTTAGTGCGTTAAGCGAAATTTCAGTACCTCGTGTTTGCACCAATGAGGGCGAGAGCACAAGGTATACCTCATCTGTTGCGAATGATGCGGTGATAAGCCACTTTCGACTTCGGGCTTCGTTCCAATAGTTTCCCGCCAGAATATCAAGTTCACCCGCGTCGAGTTTAGATTCAATGCGTTTCCATGGTAATCCGGTTTCTATTTTTAGTGTGACGCCCAAATCCTGCGATAATAGCGTTAAAACGTCAAACGCTATCCCCGTGGCTTTTAATTTTCCATCAAACTCGTTAAAGGCATAAGGAAACCACTGCTGTGCTCCCGCGGTTCGTAAAGCTTTACACTCTGTGTTGGCAAGTGCACTAGGACTGAACACACTAGTCAAAATGAGTAATATCCTAAACGACAAGATGTAGTGAGATAAATGTTTCGATTTGGAGTAGGGGAACGTTGCCATATTTTATTTACGTACCACAGAAGATGGCGTTGATTGTGTTACTTATTTAATTGTGTATAAGCCGCTTTATACATAAAACCCTATCGACTGGCAATTAGCCGATAGGGTAACAGAAGTAACGAATAAATGAGTTGTTAGTAGAGACCGCTTTTGAACCGGAAGTTACAGCACGGAATCAGTGCCTTCGTCTTCTTCATCTTGTTCTTCAGACAGTACAGCCCACACGTCGTGTTCGTTAGCGTGAATAACTTCAGCCCATACACGATCGCCCGGTTTTACGTCATAAACACCGTTTAAGTGAACCAGGCCGTCAACTTCTGGTGCATCTGCGTAAGTACGACCAACTGCTCCTTCTGCATCGACACTGTCAATAACAACTTGATATTCGTTACCGATTCTAGCTTGTAAACGAGCTTGGCTTATCTCACCCTGTACTTCCATAAAGCGCGCAAGGCGCGCTTGTTTTATATCGTCTGGTACTGGGTCAGGCAGGTCGTTTGCTCTTGCTCCTTCAACGGGTGAATATGCAAATGCGCCAACGCGATCAAGCTGGGCCTCACGAAGGAAATCCAATAGTTCTTCAAACTCTTCTTCTGTTTCGCCCGGAAAGCCAACAATAAATGTGGAACGAATGACAAGCGACGGGCATTGCTCGCGCCATTTCTTAACACGTTCAAGAACGCGTTCGGCACTGCCTGGACGCTTCATTAATTTGAGGATGCGTTTATTGGCATGTTGGAAGGGAATATCCAAGTATGGAAGAATTTTTCCTTCGTTCATTAGCGGTATTAGGTCATCAACGTGTGGGTAGGGGTATACATAGTGTAAACGGACCCAAATACCCATTTCACCAAGCTTTTCACACAGTTGCTGCATGTGTGCTTTAACAGGCATGCCGTTCCAGAACCCCGTTCTGTGCTTAACATCAACACCATAAGCGCTTGTATCTTGTGAAATAACCAATAATTCTTTCACGCCCGCTTCTTTTAGACGCTTGGCTTCATCAAGCACATTGCCCACTGGGCGGCTGACAAGGTCGCCACGCATAGAAGGGATAATGCAGAACGTGCAACGGTGGTTACATCCTTCTGAAATTTTCAGGTACGCATAGTGACGCGGCGTTAATTTTACACCATGGTCAGGAATGAGGTCTTCAAACGGGTTGTGATGTGGTTTTGGAAGATGATCGTGTACTTGTTCCACTACCGTTTCGTAGGCATGAGGGCCAGTAATCGCTAACACGTTCGGGTGAAGCTCTCTAATTTCGTCCTCTTTAACACCTAGGCAGCCAGTCACGATAACTTTACCGTTTTCCTTAAGTGCTTCACCGATGGTATCTAGCGACTCTTCAACTGCCGCATCAATGAAGCCACACGTATTAACGATAACGAGATCAGCATCGTTATAGGTAGGGACGACGTCATAACCCTCGGTGCGAAGTTGAGTAAGAATACGCTCAGAATCAACTAAGTTCTTAGGGCAACCTAAGCTAACAAAACCAATTCTGCTGCCATTGCTTTGCTGCGAAGGTTTGTTATCACTTAATACCTTCACTGGCGTTTCTAGCGTGGTGGTTTTATTTACTACTTTGTTTGGATTAAACGTTTCTACTGTCATCTAAAATATCACCTGGAAAATGACTGAGCTTAAAATGGCCGCGGATTATACAGGAAAACCCGCGTAGACGCAGTATATATGTTTAGCGTTAACGATATAAGTTGTTAGCGCATACTTAGAGTAGCGCGTCGGAAAACGTTTTTGGGGGGTATGAAAATTAAAAGCGACAGATTATACGGTTAAAGCAACAACAAGAAGGTTTAAAAAAGCGTTGTCTACCCCCACTTTAGTCACTTCTTAGAGATAAATAACATCAGGACTTATGGTGTTCTGAAGATTCAAAGTTACAAACATAGAAGTGAAAATATGCTCAAATTACCGCTAGCTTTTTATGATGAGTCAGGGAGAATACTACCGCCACGTTGGCTCTATAGCGTACTTATTCTTCTTTGCATAGATTGGTTAGCGTTTATATTTTCTCTAGCTTCTCGTACTCAAACCATTGAACTACTCGCATTTTTTTACCCGCAAAAAGAAAGCTTGGGTTTAGGGCTAGCAGCCAGTTTACCCGTGTTAATGGCTTTGGTTTTAGTTAGTCAGCGTGAACGTTTGTGGAAAAAAGAGTATTTAGCTTGGCGAAAATGGGTTATACCACTGGCTCAGTTGGGTGTACTGGCACTCTTAAGCGTTCAGCTATATTACACAATGCACCATCACTGGGGGTTTGAAACTATTACGGGCGTGAAAATCGTTTTTTACAGCATAGCTTTATATGCTATTTCCAAGAGTCGCCACTTGAAGTGGATGGTAGAGGATTGGGAGACGCCCAATCCCTGAAAGTATGGTTCCCCAGAACTAATACCGAGAAATGCGCTAACCGAAAGAAGCGTCATCCGAGAGAGCCAGCAGCCGTGCAACTTAATTATACTGGAAGTTGATTAACTACAAGGCCGATAGACATTTAGTGACTACCTAAGTGGTTGCCCAGCGCTTGTTCATAATAAGAATTAACGCTTATTTGACTGTCATTGACCAGCCGCTCATAGCAAATACCTGCTAATGCGTAGGTATTTTCACCAACCTTCAAAAATACGGCTGGCGCTTTTGGATTAGACTGATCGTAAACCCACTCGCCATCTAACTGTGCTTTTAAAATTTCGCCGACATAAGCGCCGAAGATATTGCAAATAGTGAAGACAGCTTCATCTTCTAACGCTAAATCGTGATATTTATCTACGAAACTAAGTAAAATGTCGTCCACCAGTGCTACGCTAGCGGGTGAGTGGTCGAGTACAATATCGAACTCATCAGCTGCTGTTACCACAGCGTCCTTCGCGCAATCTGCCATTAATTTATTGAGTTCATCAGGTGACATGTTGTTCTCCTTCTCACCGATACTTTTGTTATAACAAGCTAACGCTTAAAAAGTCGTTAAGACAAGGTGTTATAAGTTTTTGACTATTGTGCGCAAGTTATCGGCCAAAGTCTATTTTTGTCCAGTTAATCTATTTATTACACTTGCAGCGGCAAACATACCAAAGGTGGCGGTTACCGTGACCACAGCACCAAAGCCGCCAGCACAGTCTAGTCGAGTACCACCTTCCATTGCAGATTTGTTGTAACAAACCGAGCCGTCAGGTTGTGGGTAGCGCAATTGCTCTGTTGAATAGATACATTCAACGCCAAAGCGGCGTTTTGGATTTTTACTAAAATTATAGTTACGTCTAAGCTCACTGCGTAGCTTAGCTGCTAGGGGGTCTTGCGTTGTTTTAGCTAAATCGCCTTTAGTGACTTGAGTTGGGTCTATTTGACCGCCCGCACCGCCAACCGTAACAATGGGAATTTTGTTGCGTTTACAGTGAGCTATCATCGCCGCTTTAGCGCGAATACTGTCGGTAGCATCAACCACAGCGTGCATTTCTTTATTTAACAATGTGGCTGTATTTTCAGGTGTAACGAAATCCTCGACACAGATCACGTTGCAAGCTGGGTTTATCAAGTTTATCCGAGCTGCAATTGCGTCGACCTTTGCTTCTCCGATAGTGTTTGAGAGCGCATGTATCTGTCGGTTCGTGTTCGTAACGCAAACATCATCCAAATCAATAAGTGTAATAGTGCCTACGCCTGAACGAGCCAGTGCTTCGGCAGTCCAACTTCCTACACCACCAATGCCGACTACGGCTACATGACTATTGGCTAAATTATTGGTTTGCTGCGCGCCATACAAGCGCACGATACCGCCTAAACGAGGGTCATCAGACATGCTTCACTTCACTTAAAAAATAAACTAACAAAGGCGTGTGCTAACGTTTAAACGTACGAACACGCTAGCAGGGCGCGCATCATCTCAAAAGTGCACACTAAAGATCAATACACTCCAGTTTTTTCGAATAATAAATCCGATTTTAAGCGACATACGTTCTACCCAATACATGTTTAAATGAATGCATTGTTTAATGAAGTAATAAAAAGGGGCAGGCATATGGGCTTACTCGTTGATGGGAAGTGGCAAGATAAATGGTATGACACCAGTAAAAGCGGTGGCAAATTCGAACGTCAAGCATCTAAGTTTCGTGACACAATTAACAAAAGCGGCGAAGCAACTTTCCCAGCTGAGTCAGACCGCTATCACCTTTATGTTTCGTTAGCCTGCCCATGGGCCCACAGAGCGCTTATATTTAGAAAGCTTAAGGGACTGGAGTCGCATATTGATGTTTCAGTAGTACATCCCGAAATGCTTGGTCAAGGATGGGAATTTAAAGACTATCCGGGGTCGACGGGTGATAAGCTTTATAACTTTGATTATGCGCATCAAATTTACACCAAGGCTAATCCTGAGATAACTACTCGTGTTACCGTTCCAATTCTTTGGGACAAGCAATCTGAAACCATCGTGAATAACGAATCTGCGGAGATTATTCGTATTTTTAATAGTGGGTTTAACTCACTTACTAATAATGACGACGATTATTACCCAGAAGCGTTACGCGAAGAAATCGATACCATCAATAACATGGTATATCACGACATAAATAATGGCGTGTACAAAGCTGGATTTGCTACAACGCAAGAGGCTTATGAAGAGGCAGTAACTGCATTGTTCTGCGCCCTAGATAGGGTTGAAGAAAGGTTGAGCAAACAACGTTATTTGGTTGGCAGTAAAATAACAGAAGCAGACTGGCGCTTATTTACTACGCTGATACGCTTCGACGCTGTGTATCACGGGCATTTTAAATGCAATAAAAAGCAAATCGCAGACTATCCAAATATCTACGGCTATATGAAAGAACTCTATCAAGTTCCGGGCGTTGCTGAAACGGTAAACTTCGACCATATCAAAAGGCACTATTACTACAGCCACACTATGATAAATCCAACCCAGGTAATCCCCGTCGGGCCTGAGCAAGATCTTATGTCGCCTCACGGTCGCGATAAAATGGGACGTTGAAGCACTCAAGATCGGTAATACAAAAAGCTAAACGTGAAGCTCGTAAAAGATAGTGAAGGCTAAGATTTAAGGTAGATACACATTATGTCAGTGGAAGTGAGTGAACGAAAATCGATAGAGAAAGTGGTTACAGGTATGCCAACAAGTGATGGCGCGGGGGTGTCGCTTACTCGTATTATCGGACAACCTGATCTACCTCGCCTCGATCCCTTTTTAATGTTGGATTTTTTTGGTTCAGATAATCCAGGTGAATACATTGCTGGTTTTCCACCACATCCTCACCGTGGTTTTCAGACAGTTACTTATATGCTTGCAGGAAAAATGCGCCATAAAGACTCTGTAGGCAATGAGGGGGTTATTGATGCTGGTGGCATTCAATGGATGAATGCGGGTCGAGGCATAATACATGAAGAAATGCCAGAGCAGGAGGAGGGCTTGTTACAAGGCTTTCAGCTGTGGGTGAATCTTCCGGCCGAAGAGAAAATGTCAGCGCCGAACTATCAAGACATACAGCCAGAAATTGTTCCGACAGTACACATTCAAGATGCAGTAATCAAAGTGTTAGCGGGTGAAATTGACGGTGTGAAAGGGCCTGTGAAGACAACGGCGGTTGCTCCTACTTTTTTAGACGTTGCACTACGAAGCGGGAGTTCGGAAATTACACTGGGGTCGGATGAAGCTGCCTTTATTTACGTGTACGAGGGAATCGTGGTCATTAATAGCGACGAACTTAGCAAAGAAACTATTGTGTCGCAGGGAGAGCTGGGCGCTTTGTCACAAAGTGGCAAGCAGCTATCTGTATCCACTGATACGGGTTGTAAGTTTATAGTGGTCTCAGGTAAACCTATTGAAGAGCCTGTGGTCCAATATGGACCTTTTGTAATGAACACTCAGCAGGAAATTGTTCAGGCATTTAACGATTACCAAAGCGGTTCATTAGCAAAGTAGATAAAAGGTTTGCCTGTTTTGATTCGACTATGGGTAATTATCTATGCGGACTTGTATTAGACTGGGCTTTTAATCAATACCTCTTCATTAGGTTCAGCAAGGAGTAGCACTGCCAATGCATTTTGAAAGCGTCGCCGAAAAACACGTGCTAACACTTTTAGAATTTGAGCGTATTAATAGACGCTATTTTGAAATGTCTATAGCACCAAGAGAGGCGGCGTTTTATTCAATAGATGGTGTTGGCAATCACGTTAGTGAGTTTCGCTACTTAAAACAACAGAAAAGAGCATGGGGCTATGTGCTTGTTGACAGGCAGCGAAACAACCAGGTCGTAGCCCGTGCTAATATCAAAAATAGACAAGGCAACAGGGCGGAAATTGGCTATAGAGTTGCCGAAAAAGAATGCGGTAAGGGCATAGCTTCTCGCTGCGTTTTATTTTTGATAGATGAGGCCAAAAGCATGGGCATCACAACGCTTTGTGCTGAAGTCATGGATAACAATCCTGCTTCTGAAAAAGTACTTATAAAAAGTGGCTTTAATCCTACACTATGTTTTTATCGCAAGTATCAGCATCAAGGTGTTCTGTATAACAGTACCCACTTTGAACTTTCGCTTTAGGTTCAGTGATTAAAAAGGTGATAGTCAAACGCTGTGTTATTCAAATTGAATTAGTATTTCACTCTTCCTAATGATTTAATACCAGTATCTTTAAATATATGTTTCCTTCTCTTTTGCGATAAATATAAAGGCCGGTATGTTCCTTTAGGTCGTAAGAGGCGGTAATGTAATCATAAATAGTTAAAACACAGGGAATTTCTATCCAAATGGCGACCCCAATTACCTGCTTTAAAGCGTACGATATCCGTGGCGAATTGAATTCACAGTTAACTGAAGAGGTAGCTTACCGAATTGGTTATGCTTTTGCGCAAGAGCTTGCAGCAAAGACTGTTGTTGTTGGCAGCGATGTACGTCTTACTTCTACTCCGCTGAAACTTGCGTTAAGCGCAGGTCTTATCGATGCTGGAGCTACTGTTACCGACATTGGCATGGCAGGAACCGAAGAAATTTACTTTGCTACCAAACATCTTGGCGTTGACGGTGGTATTGAAGTAACTGCTAGTCACAACCCTATCAACTATAACGGTATGAAACTGGTGAAAGCAGGCTCTGTGCCTATCAGCGGAGACACAGGCCTCAACGCGATTAAAGAAAAAGCAGAAGCGTTAGAGGACAGCTTTGTATCAGAGAGGTTAGGGCATTATACCAATGGCGTTAAGATTGACGCTGATGCGTTTTTCAACGGTACTGCTCATGTAGATGAAGTAAAGCTTTCACAAAGCGATAAATACACTGTGAAATCGTGCATGATGGACTATGTTTCGCACATGCTATCTTATGTCAATCTGAGTAATTTTACGCCTTTAAAGGTAGTGGTTAATGCCGGTAACGGTGCGGCTGGGCCTGCACTTGACGCAATTGAACAAGAAATGAAAGTGCAGGGTGTACCGATTGAATTCATTAAAGTACATCACAACGCAGATGGCACTTTTCCAAATGGTATACCAAACCCTCTTTTACCTGAAAATCGTGCAGACACAGCTGACGCGGTTAAATCATCAGGTGCTGATTTCGGTATTGCATGGGATGGTGACTTCGACCGCTGCTTCTTGTTTGATGCAGACGGTGAATTTATTGAAGGGTATTACATTGTTGGCTTGCTTGCTGAAGCTTTTATCGAGAAAAATGCCGACAGCAAGATCATTTATGACCCACGCGTGTACTGGAACACAGAAGATATCGTAGCGAATGCAGGCGGTACACCGATTAAATCTAAAACAGGCCATGCGTTTATTAAAGAACGTATGCGTAAAGAAGACGCCGTTTACGGCGGAGAAATGAGCGCGCATCACTACTTTAGAGATTTTGCCTACTGTGACTCGGGCATGATCCCTTGGTTATTAATTGCTGAATTGGTATGTGTGAAAAAACAAACGCTCGCAAGTATGGTAAAAGAACGTATTCAGGCGTTCCCATCATCAGGCGAAATTAACAGTAAACTTAAAGATGCTGACGCGGCACTTGAACGTGTAACCAGTAAGTATCAACCTCTCGCGAGCGTTATCGACACAACTGACGGATTAGGATTAGAATTCGATACATGGCGCTTCAACTTGCGTAAATCGAACACTGAACCAGTTATCCGATTGAATGTTGAAAGCAAAGGCGACATCGCGCTGATGGAACAAAAAACAGAAGAGTTACTTTCACTTATACGCGCTGAATAATTACCTTGCGCTTCTGAAAATACTGTAAGGTAAAAGAACTAAGGCGATAATAATGTTTCATTATTATCGCCTTTTTTATTTGTGAAGAAATTGGTGGAATTAATAATACTATCAGTGGCTTAAAGGTTTCATTTCCTGGTTATGCGTAACGGTAAATTGGCCGTTTCCGAGCACACATGCTACATCTATACGGTATCTATACCAGCAAATAAATCATCCAGGCGTGACAGATAACCACAACGCTAGTTAAGCCCATACGCAAACTGATATAACTTACAATCTGCTCTTTAGGAAGGCTTAGCGTGAACTTGTCATAGATTAATACTGCAACGTAGCTAAGTGACAATACGCCAAAAGCTTTTACATCATGTGAGAATACTAAACACAGCCACCCTACGATTGTTGGCAACATTGCGATAAGCATTTGCTTGCCATAGCGTTGGTTACTTACTGCGTCCCACCAATGAATACCTCCAAAGAAAGATAACAACACAGCTGAGTACTGCACAAAATAAACGGCACTTTGCGTTAGTGATAACAAATTAAGCTGATAGGCTAGTGGCATTGCTAGAAAAGGAATAAGACCGGCGATACCTAAAAAAACCGCAGAATAGGGCATGGATGTTCCTTGACGATAGTTGTATAAACAAAAATAGCGCCATGAAGGCGCTATTTTTACTATTAAGCGTAATACTTAGTTCAGTGTTACCTGAATAATTACTTAATCGGCGTGTACTTACGCTGGCTGTGGCCAGTGTAAAGCTGACGAGGACGACCGATCTTCTGTTTAGGGTCGCTCATCATTTCATGCCAGTGTGAAATCCAGCCTACTGTACGAGACAGAGCGAAGATACACGTAAACATGTTGGTAGGAATACCAATTGCCTTAAGAACGATACCTGAGTAGAAATCTACGTTAGGGAACAATTTCTTCTCTGCGAAGTACGGGTCGCTCAACGCAATTTTTTCAAGTTCCATTGCTACTTCAAGTAGTGGATCTTTAACGTTAAGTTCGCTTAGTACTTCGTGGCAGCTTTCACGCATTACTGTGGCACGAGGGTCGTGGTTTTTGTAAACGCGGTGACCAAAGCCCATAAGACGGAACGGGTCGCTCTTGTCTTTTGCACGAGCAATAAACTCTGGAATGCGGTCTACAGTACCGATTTCTTCAAGCATGTTCAGACACGCTTCGTTGGCGCCGCCGTGAGCAGGGCCCCAAAGTGATGCAACACCTGCAGCAATACATGCATATGGGTTTGCACCAGATGAACCAGCAAGACGAACGGTAGACGTTGAAGCATTTTGCTCGTGGTCAGCATGAAGAGTAAAGATACGGTCCATCGCGCGCTCAACAGCTGGGCTGATTTGATACTCTTCTGCAGGAACAGAAAACATCATGTTCAGGAAGTTAGCTGCGTAGCTAAGGTCATTACGTGGGTAAACGAATGGTTGACCGATGTTGTACTTGTAGCACATAGCAACAAGCGTTGGCATCTTAGCGATTAGACGGTGTGCGCTGCGTTTGCGTTGCTCTTCGTTAGAAACATCTAAATCACTATGGTAGAACGAAGACATAGCACCAACGGTACCGCATAGCATTGCCATAGGGTGCGCGTCGTTGCGGAAACCGTGGAAGAACATGTTGATTTGTTCGTGTACCATGGTGTGACGTGTAATCGTCTCTTTAAATTCTTCGTATTGTTCTTTTGTTGGTGCATCACCGTGAAGAAGCATGTGACAAACTTCTAGGTAGTCTGCGTCACGTGCAAGTTCTTCGATAGGGAAACCGCGGTGTAATAAAACACCTTGAGCGCCATCAATGTAGGTAATTGAAGACTCGCAAGATCCTGTCGCCATAAAACCTGGGTCGTACGTGAAATAACCGTGCTGGCCTAACGTACGGACATCGATTACATCTTGTCCTTCGGTGCCAGACAAGATAGGAAGCTCGATTTCCTTACCGCCGGCTTTAAGAATGGCTTTCTGATCTGCCATAAAATGCTCTCCTCAGAATGGTTCTGTTTGCAGCGAAAACGGACGAAAATATCCGCTTCGGTGGGAAAAGTGGGCGTATTTGTACTTTATTATGCACCACCAAGTCAATTTAATTGCATATTTGAACAATAAATATTCTGAATTGCTTAAAAAAATACTAGCAATTAACTAACGTTCAATTAACTTAGTGGTAAATCACTTTGCCCGATACAGTGCAATTATCAATTGCTTTTCGACAAAGGTAAACCACCGATTAATAAATATATTAACAGGTTAGATTAAAAAGTAACCTCTTCATGAAGAATAATTACGCATTCAGATTAAAAGTGCTTAATTTCTTATTGATATGCATAGTTATTCTATTTAGCTACTGATAAACTTCGATTTACTGTAATTGCACTCGTTATAACGTGTTGCGCTCAATTTTGATCTCTTTTTTAGCAAAATAATTATCACAAAAGTGCGTATAGCGACT encodes:
- a CDS encoding SDR family oxidoreductase — translated: MNVVITGGNRGIGLALTKQYKARGAKVYATCRNSCDELNSAGVTIIKGVDVSQPETLAEKLAPLMDINIDLLINNAGVLGRESLDDWDPNTIDYQFRVNAMGPLLVTQTLLPAMAQDSKIALITSRMGSMADNGSGGYYGYRMSKAALNAAGVSMANDLKAQGIAVGIFHPGFVQTEMVNGAGDIDADTCAERLSQRIDELNVSNAGRFIHSNGEVLPW
- a CDS encoding substrate-binding periplasmic protein gives rise to the protein MFSPSALANTECKALRTAGAQQWFPYAFNEFDGKLKATGIAFDVLTLLSQDLGVTLKIETGLPWKRIESKLDAGELDILAGNYWNEARSRKWLITASFATDEVYLVLSPSLVQTRGTEISLNALTQYIGVMPRGISLGEKFDSIRSNLKIIEVKDHDKMYEMIRRHRADYAVSPQSAALSHLNAPENDGMQLSQSAISSNNVHFAISAKSKCASLFPEFNDALSARLKDGSIEQIINTYNLTR
- the rimO gene encoding 30S ribosomal protein S12 methylthiotransferase RimO codes for the protein MTVETFNPNKVVNKTTTLETPVKVLSDNKPSQQSNGSRIGFVSLGCPKNLVDSERILTQLRTEGYDVVPTYNDADLVIVNTCGFIDAAVEESLDTIGEALKENGKVIVTGCLGVKEDEIRELHPNVLAITGPHAYETVVEQVHDHLPKPHHNPFEDLIPDHGVKLTPRHYAYLKISEGCNHRCTFCIIPSMRGDLVSRPVGNVLDEAKRLKEAGVKELLVISQDTSAYGVDVKHRTGFWNGMPVKAHMQQLCEKLGEMGIWVRLHYVYPYPHVDDLIPLMNEGKILPYLDIPFQHANKRILKLMKRPGSAERVLERVKKWREQCPSLVIRSTFIVGFPGETEEEFEELLDFLREAQLDRVGAFAYSPVEGARANDLPDPVPDDIKQARLARFMEVQGEISQARLQARIGNEYQVVIDSVDAEGAVGRTYADAPEVDGLVHLNGVYDVKPGDRVWAEVIHANEHDVWAVLSEEQDEEDEGTDSVL
- a CDS encoding DUF2919 family protein, with product MLKLPLAFYDESGRILPPRWLYSVLILLCIDWLAFIFSLASRTQTIELLAFFYPQKESLGLGLAASLPVLMALVLVSQRERLWKKEYLAWRKWVIPLAQLGVLALLSVQLYYTMHHHWGFETITGVKIVFYSIALYAISKSRHLKWMVEDWETPNP
- the tcdA gene encoding tRNA cyclic N6-threonylcarbamoyladenosine(37) synthase TcdA, giving the protein MSDDPRLGGIVRLYGAQQTNNLANSHVAVVGIGGVGSWTAEALARSGVGTITLIDLDDVCVTNTNRQIHALSNTIGEAKVDAIAARINLINPACNVICVEDFVTPENTATLLNKEMHAVVDATDSIRAKAAMIAHCKRNKIPIVTVGGAGGQIDPTQVTKGDLAKTTQDPLAAKLRSELRRNYNFSKNPKRRFGVECIYSTEQLRYPQPDGSVCYNKSAMEGGTRLDCAGGFGAVVTVTATFGMFAAASVINRLTGQK
- a CDS encoding glutathione S-transferase family protein; the encoded protein is MGLLVDGKWQDKWYDTSKSGGKFERQASKFRDTINKSGEATFPAESDRYHLYVSLACPWAHRALIFRKLKGLESHIDVSVVHPEMLGQGWEFKDYPGSTGDKLYNFDYAHQIYTKANPEITTRVTVPILWDKQSETIVNNESAEIIRIFNSGFNSLTNNDDDYYPEALREEIDTINNMVYHDINNGVYKAGFATTQEAYEEAVTALFCALDRVEERLSKQRYLVGSKITEADWRLFTTLIRFDAVYHGHFKCNKKQIADYPNIYGYMKELYQVPGVAETVNFDHIKRHYYYSHTMINPTQVIPVGPEQDLMSPHGRDKMGR
- a CDS encoding pirin family protein, translated to MSVEVSERKSIEKVVTGMPTSDGAGVSLTRIIGQPDLPRLDPFLMLDFFGSDNPGEYIAGFPPHPHRGFQTVTYMLAGKMRHKDSVGNEGVIDAGGIQWMNAGRGIIHEEMPEQEEGLLQGFQLWVNLPAEEKMSAPNYQDIQPEIVPTVHIQDAVIKVLAGEIDGVKGPVKTTAVAPTFLDVALRSGSSEITLGSDEAAFIYVYEGIVVINSDELSKETIVSQGELGALSQSGKQLSVSTDTGCKFIVVSGKPIEEPVVQYGPFVMNTQQEIVQAFNDYQSGSLAK
- a CDS encoding GNAT family N-acetyltransferase; the encoded protein is MHFESVAEKHVLTLLEFERINRRYFEMSIAPREAAFYSIDGVGNHVSEFRYLKQQKRAWGYVLVDRQRNNQVVARANIKNRQGNRAEIGYRVAEKECGKGIASRCVLFLIDEAKSMGITTLCAEVMDNNPASEKVLIKSGFNPTLCFYRKYQHQGVLYNSTHFELSL
- a CDS encoding phosphomannomutase CpsG (capsular polysaccharide biosynthesis protein; catalyzes the formation of D-mannose 6-phosphate from alpha-D-mannose 1-phosphate); translation: MATPITCFKAYDIRGELNSQLTEEVAYRIGYAFAQELAAKTVVVGSDVRLTSTPLKLALSAGLIDAGATVTDIGMAGTEEIYFATKHLGVDGGIEVTASHNPINYNGMKLVKAGSVPISGDTGLNAIKEKAEALEDSFVSERLGHYTNGVKIDADAFFNGTAHVDEVKLSQSDKYTVKSCMMDYVSHMLSYVNLSNFTPLKVVVNAGNGAAGPALDAIEQEMKVQGVPIEFIKVHHNADGTFPNGIPNPLLPENRADTADAVKSSGADFGIAWDGDFDRCFLFDADGEFIEGYYIVGLLAEAFIEKNADSKIIYDPRVYWNTEDIVANAGGTPIKSKTGHAFIKERMRKEDAVYGGEMSAHHYFRDFAYCDSGMIPWLLIAELVCVKKQTLASMVKERIQAFPSSGEINSKLKDADAALERVTSKYQPLASVIDTTDGLGLEFDTWRFNLRKSNTEPVIRLNVESKGDIALMEQKTEELLSLIRAE
- a CDS encoding DUF3429 domain-containing protein produces the protein MPYSAVFLGIAGLIPFLAMPLAYQLNLLSLTQSAVYFVQYSAVLLSFFGGIHWWDAVSNQRYGKQMLIAMLPTIVGWLCLVFSHDVKAFGVLSLSYVAVLIYDKFTLSLPKEQIVSYISLRMGLTSVVVICHAWMIYLLV